GAAAATCAGCAAGGGCGATCCTTTCGGCATCGTACGTCACGAACAGTCGCTTTCCGAGTCGGTGCAGGTCTTCATCCATCCGAAAACCGTCTTCCTCAACACCCTCGATTCGGGCATCTTCCGAGACCTTGAGGGCAGTCCTTCCGGCCAGGTGGTCGACGATGACCTCGATTTCTACGGGTTACGCGAATACCGGCCTGGCGATGACATGCGTAACGTCCACTGGCTTTCGTCGGCGAAAACCGGCACGTTGATGGTCCGCCAATACGAAGCGACCAAACGCACCGATACCTCCATCACCCTTGGCGTCAACCCTACGGACTATACGACCGAAGACGAATTCGAGCTGGCCGTCAGCACCGCCGCCTCTATCGGCACCGAATGCCTGGTCGAAGGCCGTCCGCTGGCCGTACAAGCCTCCTCCGATTCCCTGATTGCGCGTGGGGCCATGCCGTTCCTCGATTGGATGAGCGGGGTCAAGCCGGATATGGACGAAAACCCGAATCTCGCGCTCACCACGTTGAAGACAAGCCCTGCGGCCTCGTTCTATTTCTTCGTGGTCGGTTCCGGCGCCAGACTCGAACGCCTCCGCCGTATCGCGGCCGCACTGAACCGGGAATCCATCTGCGTCATGCTGCAAATCGACCCCATAGCCGGCAATGCCATCCATCAATACGATGATTTCACCCTGGCCACGCTTTCAGCACTAGACGACCTTCCGGTGATTATGGAGGCGCTGAAATGAGCGGCACCAATCCTATACGCAATGCTTTCAATGCGGCAAGCCGGTCGAAAACCCCCGATCGGACTTCCCTTCCCGATTTCACCGGCACCACCGGCACATGGGCGAGCACGACCCGGGCACCGATCGCGCTGACCGCCACCGGCAACGGCCAACGTCAGATATTCGTCACCGTTCATCGTCCTTGGACCACCGCCTCCATCGGCGCCCTGCTTGTCCTGGTCGCCGTGTGTCTCAATGCCGCCAATCTCATCGATGTCTACGGCAACATCCCGGTCTGGGCGATGGCGGCGGTCCCGGCAGCGGCACTTGGCGTGTTGATCGCCTTGGCCGGTGTCAATCCGGCGCTGAAGCTCTGGTGGCAAATCGTCTTTCTGACCCTTGCCCAGTTCCTCGTCGGCCCTGTCGTCGCACTCAACGGCACCACCATCGGCCATATCGTGCCGAGCCTGCAGACCTTGAGCCAAGGACTAACGCAGACCTTCGGCTCGTTCAAATATGTCATCGCCGTGGTCCCTCCGCTCGGAAGCGCCAACGGCAGCCTGATGGCTCTGTGGACGCTCAATCTGTGGACGGCGTTCCTCGCGGGCGTTTTCGCGGTTTCAGAAAGCCAGCGCATCAACCTCATCACCGTTTTCCCGCTGGCGTTGAACCTCGCGGTCAGCGCGCTGTTGGGAACCGCCTACGGCACGTTGCGCCCTGCTTGCGCGATCGTCGCCATGCTGGCGCTGGTCATCTGGCTGGCCTGGCGCTGGCAGTCGCTGGACATCCATCGTGCAATAAGCATGGCCATCATCATCCTTCTTGCCATCGCTCTCGCCTTCGGCGCTACCCTCATCGTCCCCCAGCACCGCCTCACCCTGCGCGACCGTTACAACCCGCCGCTCGACCCGCACCAATACACCAGTCCTTTAAGCGGCATGCGATCCTACGTCAAATACCACAAGAAGGAAACACTGCTTTCGGTTTCCGGGCTTCCTGCGGGCACGCCGGTGCGTCTTGCCGTCATGGACCGCTTCGACGGCAATGTCTGGAACCTTTCGGATTCCACCGACGCCAGCGATTCCTCCGATTACCGCAAGGTCGGCAGCGCCATCGCCAACACGACCCAGGGCGAACATTTCAAGGCCACCTTCACGATACGAAAAGGCTTCTCCGAACAATGGCTGCCGTTGGCGGGTGATGCCTCGTCGATCAGTTTGAAAGGCCAGGATTTCTACTACAACACGGGAACCCATTCCGCCATCGTTGCCAATACCCCACTTGGCGGGCAGACCTACACCGAATCCGGCGTCATCGCCGATATGCCCACCCAACAGCAGATCACCCACGCCCAGGCCCAACGCATTACGCAACCAGAGGCGAAGGACATCCCCGACAGCGCCAGCAAACTTGCGCCGTCACTGACCGGCAAACAGTCCAGCGACGGCGCGACCGCACAGACGCTGGCCACCGCATTGAAGACCAAAGGCTGGTTCTCGCACGGCCTCGCCGGCGATTATCCTTCGCTGCCCGGCCACGGCAATTTCCGCATCGATTCCATGCTCGGCGGCACGGCGATGGTCGGCGACAGCGAGCAGTATGCTTCGGCGATGGCGATGATGGCCCGGGAGCTGAACCTTCCCTCCCGCGTGGTGCTTGGTTTCATCCCGAAAGACAAGGACGGCAACATCTCCAAGTCCCGCACCTCGCACGGCAGGAACAGTGCTACACAGACCGATTTCACCGGCAACGACATCGAGGCCTGGGTCGAGATCAACTTCAAGGATTACGGCTGGGTTCCTTTCTATCCCACACCGAAGGAAACCAAGACCCCGAACAAGAACCAAGATCTGACGCCGCCGAACCCGAAGACACTCGTCCGCCAGCCGCCGGTACCGCTCGTCGACCCTCTGCACGACCAGAACCAGGCCCGCGACCAGTCCTCGCTTGACGGTGCGGATGCAGGCGACAAGAACGGCAATGCCACACTGATGAAAATTCTCATGGTGGCGCAAAAGGTAGCCGTCTACGGCAGTCCGCTGTGGATCATCCTTATCCTCTGCGGGCTGATTCTGCTCATCAAAGCCATCCAACTGGCCGTCATGGCCCGTCGGGGCAGTTCCACTCAGCGCATCGCCTCCGGCTGGAAGGCCATCGATATGCTCGCCGACCAGAGCGGTATCAAGACCTCCGGCACCCGCAGGCATCAGGCGGCCCAGATCGACGAGGCCCTGAAGGCCGCGCTGCAGGGCACGAATGCCACAAGTCCGGCGACGGCAGCCATCACGGACTCGACGTCGGGGCCGGCCACGACCCACAAGGAAAGCAAAGCCGCCCAAAAAGCAGCCAGGAAAGCAAACGGACCGAAAAAGAAGAAGACCTCCAACGCACGCCCCATCGATCTCGAAGCGTTGAGACTGCTCTCGCGCGAGGCCGATTGGGTCGCCTTCTCCGGCAAGCAACCGGAAGAGGCCGCCAGTAAGGATTATTGGAAGCGGGTCAAGGCCATGCGCAAGGCAATCCTTGCCGATCAGCCCCGTATGCGCCGCCTGCGCACCCGGCTTTCGCTCAAGGGCGTCTTCCAAGTGCCGCACTTCAGTCTCCAGCGTTTCAAAAGGTCGGGTTCCGCCGGTTCGGCAGGTCCTACAGGTGCCGGCGCGGCAAATCCCAAAACAGGGAAAAGCGCGAAAAACAGCAGGAAAAAGCCTCGCAAAACCATGAAAAGCAATACAACGAAAGACAAGTCTATACTGACTAATGTGCATGCAAAACGCAAATCCACCGCACGGAAAGGTCGTTGATAATGTCTGATCATCCACACATTCGTGCGGCTATGGGTAGCGACATCGGCAGAAAGCGTCGCAACAACCAGGACACCGGAATCAATGAGCCCGGCGTCTACATGGTTTGCGACGGCATGGGCGGCGGTGTCGGCGGCGAACGTGCCAGCGCCCTGACCGCAGCGCACTTCAGGTCAGTCGCCAATGAACCGGTCAGGTCAAGGCACATCATCGAATCCGCACTGAATGCCTCCCAGCACGATGTCTGCGACCTGGGCCGGGAGCTGGGCGGTGTCGCCGGGACAACGGCCAACGGCATCATCCTCCCCTCCCGGCCCGGCAACAACGGCGACGAGCAGGCACCGCTATGGTATGTGATCAATGTCGGCGATTCCCGCACCTATCATTTCGATATCGACACTGAGGGCCATGCCGTCGCCTCTTCGATCAGCCATGTCACCAAGGACCATTCCCAACGTCAACAGGCCATCGATACCGGGCTGATGTCTCCGCAAATGGCCAACGCGACCATTCCGCGCAACGTCATCACCCAGTGCATCGGCGCCCCGCAGGGCATCAGGCCGGATTTCTACGCGGTGGTGCCGACCGGTCGGTTCATCGTATGCTCCGACGGGCTGTATTCCGAGGTCTCGGACAAGAAAATCGCAGCGATCAGCCAGGCGAACCCCGACCCGCAACTTGCCGTTGAAGCATTGATTCGTGCCGCTCTGCACGCCGGCGGAAGCGACAACATCACGATCATCGTCGTCGACGTGTGGCCCGGTACTCCATACGACGAGCCTTGGCACGCCAGCAAACTCGACAACGGAGAGGAACTGGAGACCATCGGAGACGTCACACTCGACAGTCTGCATACATAAATCGCGTCAATTTCCCGTTTCCGTTTCATCCGTGTAATGCCGGCGAGACATAACGGGAACCAACCGATATAATCGTTACGTTGGCTCATGCAATAGTAAATAATCGATACCCAAACGATGAACGTCGAGCGATTCATCCAATAAGAAAGAGAAGTGAAGCAGATGGTTGATTATGACACCGCCGTCGCCATTGTTCAGGA
The window above is part of the Bifidobacterium sp. ESL0704 genome. Proteins encoded here:
- a CDS encoding DUF58 domain-containing protein, whose translation is MAASTNGRKGLRGLKGRKPSLIQGNTRLALLSLKVRHHLVVLRRKLPEWLTAYVSPLGWSVTGMAVVCLVAFPALGWHELLVCGIIGLVMLALGIAMSLGNTKFHAALSVSDNRITVGDSVRVDVNIANPGKSPTVSVQGDLPMGEMHQHFRIPALMPGKSRDEQVEFRATSRAILPVGPLKISKGDPFGIVRHEQSLSESVQVFIHPKTVFLNTLDSGIFRDLEGSPSGQVVDDDLDFYGLREYRPGDDMRNVHWLSSAKTGTLMVRQYEATKRTDTSITLGVNPTDYTTEDEFELAVSTAASIGTECLVEGRPLAVQASSDSLIARGAMPFLDWMSGVKPDMDENPNLALTTLKTSPAASFYFFVVGSGARLERLRRIAAALNRESICVMLQIDPIAGNAIHQYDDFTLATLSALDDLPVIMEALK
- a CDS encoding serine/threonine-protein phosphatase; the protein is MSDHPHIRAAMGSDIGRKRRNNQDTGINEPGVYMVCDGMGGGVGGERASALTAAHFRSVANEPVRSRHIIESALNASQHDVCDLGRELGGVAGTTANGIILPSRPGNNGDEQAPLWYVINVGDSRTYHFDIDTEGHAVASSISHVTKDHSQRQQAIDTGLMSPQMANATIPRNVITQCIGAPQGIRPDFYAVVPTGRFIVCSDGLYSEVSDKKIAAISQANPDPQLAVEALIRAALHAGGSDNITIIVVDVWPGTPYDEPWHASKLDNGEELETIGDVTLDSLHT
- a CDS encoding transglutaminase-like domain-containing protein; amino-acid sequence: MSGTNPIRNAFNAASRSKTPDRTSLPDFTGTTGTWASTTRAPIALTATGNGQRQIFVTVHRPWTTASIGALLVLVAVCLNAANLIDVYGNIPVWAMAAVPAAALGVLIALAGVNPALKLWWQIVFLTLAQFLVGPVVALNGTTIGHIVPSLQTLSQGLTQTFGSFKYVIAVVPPLGSANGSLMALWTLNLWTAFLAGVFAVSESQRINLITVFPLALNLAVSALLGTAYGTLRPACAIVAMLALVIWLAWRWQSLDIHRAISMAIIILLAIALAFGATLIVPQHRLTLRDRYNPPLDPHQYTSPLSGMRSYVKYHKKETLLSVSGLPAGTPVRLAVMDRFDGNVWNLSDSTDASDSSDYRKVGSAIANTTQGEHFKATFTIRKGFSEQWLPLAGDASSISLKGQDFYYNTGTHSAIVANTPLGGQTYTESGVIADMPTQQQITHAQAQRITQPEAKDIPDSASKLAPSLTGKQSSDGATAQTLATALKTKGWFSHGLAGDYPSLPGHGNFRIDSMLGGTAMVGDSEQYASAMAMMARELNLPSRVVLGFIPKDKDGNISKSRTSHGRNSATQTDFTGNDIEAWVEINFKDYGWVPFYPTPKETKTPNKNQDLTPPNPKTLVRQPPVPLVDPLHDQNQARDQSSLDGADAGDKNGNATLMKILMVAQKVAVYGSPLWIILILCGLILLIKAIQLAVMARRGSSTQRIASGWKAIDMLADQSGIKTSGTRRHQAAQIDEALKAALQGTNATSPATAAITDSTSGPATTHKESKAAQKAARKANGPKKKKTSNARPIDLEALRLLSREADWVAFSGKQPEEAASKDYWKRVKAMRKAILADQPRMRRLRTRLSLKGVFQVPHFSLQRFKRSGSAGSAGPTGAGAANPKTGKSAKNSRKKPRKTMKSNTTKDKSILTNVHAKRKSTARKGR